One Ricinus communis isolate WT05 ecotype wild-type chromosome 7, ASM1957865v1, whole genome shotgun sequence genomic region harbors:
- the LOC8259137 gene encoding chromatin assembly factor 1 subunit FAS2 isoform X2: MKGGTVQINWHGTKPVLTLDFHPISGLLATGGADFDIKMWLINSGDAEKKIPTASFQNSLSYHSSAVNALRFSPSGEQLASGADGGEMIIWKLHATETGQTWKVLRSLPFHRKDVLDLQWSPDGSVHQILDGHFHYVQGVAWDPLAKYAASLSSDRTCRVYVHKSQPKGKVVEKMNYVCQHVISKAEQPLSDAKSSKNHLFHDETLPSFFRRLAWSPDGSFLVVPAGSYKTSPASDTVNTTYVFSRKDFSRPALLLPGASKPVVAVRFCPMAFSLRESHSAGFFKLPYRLIFAVATLNSLYIYDTESAPPIAILAGLHYAAITDIAWSSNAQYLAVSSQDGYCTLVEFEINELGLPITLGEHKNDIVEENKSLIVEKPDDIIIETHTDDSSTAPESRETEVEKHEKKQVLPSPVNTPISTKPAKRRITPMAIDTK; this comes from the exons ATGAAGGGAGGAACTGTGCAGATCAATTGGCACGGTACTAAACCCGTCCTAACCCTAGATTTTCACCCTATTTCCGGTCTCCTCGCCACTGGTGGTGCCGATTTCGACATTAAG ATGTGGTTAATAAATTCAGGAGATGCAGAGAAGAAGATCCCAACTGCTTCATTTCAAAATAGCCTTTCTTATCATAGTTCTGCTGTTAATGCCCTTCGCTTTTCTCCTTctg GAGAACAACTTGCCTCTGGTGCTGATG GTGGCGAGATGATTATATGGAAGTTACATGCGACAGAAACTGGTCAAACATGGAAAGTTCTCAGGAGTTTACC ATTTCACCGCAAAGACGTTCTGGACCTGCAGTGGTCTCCTGATG GTTCTGTCCATCAGATATTGGATGGTCATTTTCATTATGTGCAAGGTGTAGCTTGGGATCCATTGGCCAAGTATGCTGCTTCTCTTAGTTCAGACAGAACTTGCCGAGTTTATGTCCACAAATCTCAGCCAAAAGGAAAAGTTGTTGAAAAGATGAATTATGTTTGTCAGCATGTCATCTCAAAGGCAGAGCAGCCGCTATCCGATGCTAAG TCTTCCAAAAACCATCTCTTTCATGATGAAACATTGCCATCTTTCTTTCGAAGATTAGCTTGGTCACCTGATGGGTCGTTTTTAGTTGTGCCAGCAG GTTCTTACAAAACTTCACCTGCATCAGACACAGTGAATACAACCTATGTATTTTCTAGGAAGGATTTTTCAAG GCCTGCTTTACTGCTTCCTGGTGCCAGTAAACCTGTTGTAGCAGTTCGCTTCTGTCCCATGGCTTTTAGTCTCAGGGAATCACATTCAG CTGGATTCTTCAAGCTTCCTTATCGCCTAATTTTTGCGGTGGCAACTTTAAACTCGTTGTACATCTATGACACAGAGAGTGCTCCCCCAATAGCAATCTTGGCTGGTCTTCACTATGCAGCCATAACAGACATTGCATG GTCATCCAACGCTCAGTATTTGGCTGTGTCTTCTCAAGATGGTTACTGTACTTTGGTAGAATTCGAGATAAATGAACTGGGATTGCCCATCACGTTGGGAG AGCACAAGAACGACATAGTTGAGGAGAATAAAAGCCTTATTGTTGAGAAACCAGATGACATAATTATTGAAACACATACTGATGATAGTTCCACAGCGCCAGAGAGCAGAGAAACAGAGGTTGAGAAGCATGAAAAGAAGCAGGTATTACCGAGTCCAGTTAATACACCCATCTCAACTAAGCCAGCCAAGAGGCGAATTACTCCGATGGCAATTGATACaaaataa
- the LOC8259137 gene encoding chromatin assembly factor 1 subunit FAS2 isoform X1, protein MKGGTVQINWHGTKPVLTLDFHPISGLLATGGADFDIKMWLINSGDAEKKIPTASFQNSLSYHSSAVNALRFSPSGEQLASGADGGEMIIWKLHATETGQTWKVLRSLPFHRKDVLDLQWSPDGMFLISGSVDNSCIIWDVNKGSVHQILDGHFHYVQGVAWDPLAKYAASLSSDRTCRVYVHKSQPKGKVVEKMNYVCQHVISKAEQPLSDAKSSKNHLFHDETLPSFFRRLAWSPDGSFLVVPAGSYKTSPASDTVNTTYVFSRKDFSRPALLLPGASKPVVAVRFCPMAFSLRESHSAGFFKLPYRLIFAVATLNSLYIYDTESAPPIAILAGLHYAAITDIAWSSNAQYLAVSSQDGYCTLVEFEINELGLPITLGEHKNDIVEENKSLIVEKPDDIIIETHTDDSSTAPESRETEVEKHEKKQVLPSPVNTPISTKPAKRRITPMAIDTK, encoded by the exons ATGAAGGGAGGAACTGTGCAGATCAATTGGCACGGTACTAAACCCGTCCTAACCCTAGATTTTCACCCTATTTCCGGTCTCCTCGCCACTGGTGGTGCCGATTTCGACATTAAG ATGTGGTTAATAAATTCAGGAGATGCAGAGAAGAAGATCCCAACTGCTTCATTTCAAAATAGCCTTTCTTATCATAGTTCTGCTGTTAATGCCCTTCGCTTTTCTCCTTctg GAGAACAACTTGCCTCTGGTGCTGATG GTGGCGAGATGATTATATGGAAGTTACATGCGACAGAAACTGGTCAAACATGGAAAGTTCTCAGGAGTTTACC ATTTCACCGCAAAGACGTTCTGGACCTGCAGTGGTCTCCTGATGGTATGTTTCTGATCTCTGGATCAGTTGATAATTCTTGCATAATATGGGATGTTAACAAAG GTTCTGTCCATCAGATATTGGATGGTCATTTTCATTATGTGCAAGGTGTAGCTTGGGATCCATTGGCCAAGTATGCTGCTTCTCTTAGTTCAGACAGAACTTGCCGAGTTTATGTCCACAAATCTCAGCCAAAAGGAAAAGTTGTTGAAAAGATGAATTATGTTTGTCAGCATGTCATCTCAAAGGCAGAGCAGCCGCTATCCGATGCTAAG TCTTCCAAAAACCATCTCTTTCATGATGAAACATTGCCATCTTTCTTTCGAAGATTAGCTTGGTCACCTGATGGGTCGTTTTTAGTTGTGCCAGCAG GTTCTTACAAAACTTCACCTGCATCAGACACAGTGAATACAACCTATGTATTTTCTAGGAAGGATTTTTCAAG GCCTGCTTTACTGCTTCCTGGTGCCAGTAAACCTGTTGTAGCAGTTCGCTTCTGTCCCATGGCTTTTAGTCTCAGGGAATCACATTCAG CTGGATTCTTCAAGCTTCCTTATCGCCTAATTTTTGCGGTGGCAACTTTAAACTCGTTGTACATCTATGACACAGAGAGTGCTCCCCCAATAGCAATCTTGGCTGGTCTTCACTATGCAGCCATAACAGACATTGCATG GTCATCCAACGCTCAGTATTTGGCTGTGTCTTCTCAAGATGGTTACTGTACTTTGGTAGAATTCGAGATAAATGAACTGGGATTGCCCATCACGTTGGGAG AGCACAAGAACGACATAGTTGAGGAGAATAAAAGCCTTATTGTTGAGAAACCAGATGACATAATTATTGAAACACATACTGATGATAGTTCCACAGCGCCAGAGAGCAGAGAAACAGAGGTTGAGAAGCATGAAAAGAAGCAGGTATTACCGAGTCCAGTTAATACACCCATCTCAACTAAGCCAGCCAAGAGGCGAATTACTCCGATGGCAATTGATACaaaataa